In the Triticum aestivum cultivar Chinese Spring chromosome 2B, IWGSC CS RefSeq v2.1, whole genome shotgun sequence genome, tctattcgaatagccgtgatcctcggtaacaggacgactcagagttgtaccttgaccttatgacaactagaaccggatacttaataaaacacgccctttcaagtgccagatacaacccggtgatcgctctctcacacgtcgacgaggagaggatcgccgggtaggattatgctatgcgatgatacttggtgaaattaccatctactctcttctacatgctgcaagatggaggctgcaagaagcgtagtcttcgacaggcctagctatcccccttttattttggcattatgcagttcagtccactaatattgcccctttacacatataccatgcatatgtagtgtagatccttgcttgcgaatactttggatgagtactcatggttgctttgctcccccttttccccctttcctttcttctcggtGTCGCggccagatgctggagcccaggagctagatgccaccgtcgacgacgactcctactacaccgaaggtgcctactaccacgtgcaggccgccgccgacgaccaggagtagtttaggaggatcccaggcaggaggtctgcgcctcttccgatctgtatcccagtttgtgctagccatcttatggcaccttgtttaacttatgtctgtactcagatattgttgcttccgctgtctcgtctatgatcgagcacttgtattcgagtgaggcccctggcttgtattatgatgcttgtatgacttattttatttttagagttgtgttgtgatatcttcccgtgagttcttgatcttgatcgtacatatttgcgtgtatgattagtgtacgattgaatcgggggcgtcacagattgctcccgccactagtgcgaaaTCTTGTGAAactaatgccgctttgttgaatctcattatgaaagatcaattttctggccttcctagtgaagatgccgcatccaaTCTAAATAatttcgttgagttgtgtgatatgcaaaagaaaaaagatgtggataatgatattgttaaattgaagctatttccgttctcactacgagatcgtgctaaaacttgcttttcatctttgcctaaaaatagtattgattcatggaataagtgtaaacaTGCTTTTAtatccaagtattttcctcccgctaagatcatctcccttaggaacgatataatgaattttaagcaacctgatcatgaacatgttgcacaatcttgggagaggataaaattgatgataagaaattgccctacgcatggtttaagtttatggatgatcattccgtttttatgccagattgaattttgcatctagaaatcttttagattccaccgtgggtggtacttttatggaaattatattaggagaagctactaaactcctagataatattatggcaaattactctcaatggcatactgaaagatcttctactagtaaaaaagtgcatgcgattgaagaaattaatactttaagtggaaagatggatgaacttatgaaattgattgctagtaagagtgctcctattgatcctagtgatatgcctttgtctactttaattgcgttggttttcccttgaagaggaaaggatgatgcagcaaagtagagataagtatttccctcagttttagaaccaagatatcaatccagtaggaggtacgcacaagtctccaatctatgcaccagcacaaacaatcaaacacttgcacccaacgcgataaatgggttgtcaatcccttcatggccatttgcaaggatgagatctgatagagatagatataaaagattactaaaacgtaaaacaaagtaaaagtaaataaacacagcgaggtatttttgggtgttttggtttatagatctgaaaatatatgatggaaaatagacccgggggccataggtttcactagaggcttctctcttgaaagaaaataatatggtgggtgaacaaattactgtcgagtaattggtagaaaagcgcaaagttatgacgatatcagAGGCAATGATTGTGAATATAGGCACCACGTCTGTGTCaggtagacagactcctgcctgcatctactactcttactccacacatcgactgctatccagcatgcatctagagtattaagttcataaagaatggagtaacaccttaagtaagatgacatgatgtagagggataaactcaagcaatatgatgaaaaccaacaatacaatacgtgcctcgctacccctactgattgaacccaaaactaagcacctctcccatcgcaagaagaaccaatctagttggccaaaccaaaccgataactcgaagagaaatacaaagatatcaaatcatgcatataagaattcagagaagactcaaataatatgcaTAGATAATATTATCATAAATcctccacaattcatcggatctcgacaagcacaccacaaaagaagattacatcgaatagaactccaagaacatcgaggagaacattgcattgaagatcaaagagagagtagaagccatctagctactagctatggacccataggtctgtggtaaactactcacatttcatcggaagggcaatagatttGATGTAGAAGCTAGCCCTctgtgatcgaacccccctccgtcaggatgccggaaaaggtcccaagatgggatctcatgggtacataaggttacagcagcgaaaaagtattttggtggacgcttcgggtcgttttggaatatttgtggatttatagagctgagaaggaggtcggtggactcccgaggggcccacaagccaggggcgcccccctagggcgcgccctgagggcttgtggagcccttgGGACTCTTCTGACTTCATCCCCAAGTTCcgtagatgtcttctggtccaagaaaaatcatcccgaaaattttattccgtttggactccgtttgatattccttttctgtaaaactcaaaaacaaggaaaaacagaaactggcactcggctctaggttaataggttagtcccaaaattgatataaaatagcatattaatgcatataaaacatctaaaacaaataatataatagaatggaataataaaaaaattatagatacgttggagacgtatcacttcgcAAAACCGCAAAAATGGTTTTGCTTCGCGAGATTAAAAAACCGCAGAAAATGGTCGCGGCAGGGATCGAAACGACTACTTCCTGTAGAGGTACACGCCGCGGTAGCCACCGCGACTGGCTCGTCGATGTGTAAGAATTACAATGCTAAACTTAAAGAAACTAAAGGCGACGATAAAACTCAAAACAGTTCGCGGAAATTCCAAAAAACTTTTGTTCCTTTTACCAGTTCTTTCTGGTTTTTCTTCACAGTCTTATTCTATTCTATCTTTTTTctcgttttctttgttttttctttttaaatattttttccttttctttttaaagTTTTTCAAAAAGTTTAAATGTGGTTCggtattttgaaaaatgttctttTTATCAAAATTTGTTCATATTTCTGGAACAATGTTGACATTTTCGAAAAATGTTCctgatttttttgtttgttttctttctttttcattttcttcaaaacaaattcaaaatattcaaattttgttcGTATTTTTATAAAATGCTCTGTTTTcgtaaaaaaatgttctcaaaattctaAAATTGTTCTCGTTAGACAAAAAAGTTAAAAACTTTCGAAATGCAGAAAATGTACCGGATTTCATAAAAATTTCACGTTTTCATAAAATGtttgcgcttccaaatttgttcggaaTTTTTCAAAATGgttctctatttcaaaatttgttctcaagattcaaaaaatgtttgtgctttaaattttttttcacgcttccaaatttgtttgggatttttcaaaattgttctctatctcaattttttttctcaagattcaaaaaagttcgtgctttaaaaaattgttcgcgcttccaaatttgttcggtatttttcaaaattgttctctatttcaagattcaaaaaatgttcgtgctttaaaaaattgtccgcgcttccaaatttgttctccgtttcaaaatttgttctcaagatttaaaaaatgtttgtgctttaaaaaattgttcgtgcttccaaatttgttctctgtttcaaaatttgttctcaagattcagaaAATGTTCGTCCTTTAAAGAAATGtcacaaattccaaaaatgtttGAGAAATTCATAATTTATTCGTTTTCAGAAAATTTGTTTGCGTAATCATACGTTCAAAAAGTTTTTCACTACAGTAACTAATTCCGGTTCGACACAGTAGTCAAGTCCGATTGTACCTTGTGCTAAGTTATTTTCGATGCGGGCTGTTGCACTACAAACAATGCTAGTTAGTTAGAGTGGCTGGGAGCACGCTCTTCCAATCTGTTGGTTGCCGGTTCGATTCCTCCCAACACGCCTCCCTCTGTTTTTGCTTTCTTTTGATTCCAGTGGTAGAGcgtgatgggccggcccagtcagacTACCCCCCTGTGCGTAGCGACGCCAGTTTGACGCAAAGAGCGTCCAATATGATCTCCCCCTAAGCACCGGCTTTTCTAATATTTGTTTAAGAAATCGAATGGATAAAGTTGGGCCGGTCAACTGTCGCCAGCGTGTGCCTGATGGGCTCGTGGCATAGGCGTATTGGCAGCAGCCCAGCACCAATCACCCCGCCGATTTAGTCACCCAGACTTGTCCTCAAATTTGGCTAAAAAAAAAGACTTGTCCCCAAATCCCAAACCCTAACCCGAAGTGACCACGGCGGAGAGCGACTCGGAGTGGAAGATAGCGGCCGCGGAGGCTAACCCTAACCcgaagatggcggcggcggagagcaaatgggaggagtggaatatggtggcggccgaggagagcaAAGGGGAGGGGAGCTGGTCCACCTCGATTCATCGGGTCGCCCCCGGCAAGGATTTCGTCAATATTCCCTTCTATGCCGACGAGGGCCCTGCCTGGTCGCTGCTCGTCGGCGTCATGAGGGGCGACCTACGCTTCCACCGTCTTCGCGTGGCGAGATCAGGGCGGATCTCCGGTCGGAGCAACGAGGTGGTGGAGATCTTTCACGACCTCAAAAAGCCGCCGGGGTGCAGCTTGAGGGCCGACGCCGCCTTGGCTCCAGACGGTCGCTCCCTCTGCGTCGTGCAGCAGGTGGAGAACGAGCAAACCTACGCCCTGCAGCTGCAGCTGGAAGCCGAGGAAAAGCTGCGGCCCCTCCCTCCGCTGGCTTGGAGATCGCTTGGCCGGTGCATGCCCATCTCCGCGGACGGCCACATATGGGCGGTGTCCGCGATCCAGCTTTCTGTCTCCAGTTTCCACCTGGTCATGCAACGCCTCTTCAcccaagaggaagaggatgcagcggGAGGTCGTTGGGAGCTGGTTGGCAGACCCTTCAAGGAAGATTGCAAATTCGACCGCTCCCTCCCCACCTGGGATGGTAGCTTCCTCCAGGGCTACGTGGTGCTCCCTGGCCATGGCCTGGATGGGGGCACGCTGATTTTGCTCTCCCTCCAAAATGGCCTTTTCTTCACCTTCGATTGTTTGGCCGCCCCGGAGATCCAGTGGACCAAGGTAACCCACACTTCAGACGAGTACTACCTCCCTATCAATGGCCGTGGCTTGTACGCACAAGAAAGCAATGCCATCTACATGCTCTGGAACAACGTGGTCTACGAATACAAGCTCACGGTGGTagatgaagaggaagagagagGGCTGACAAGGCTCAAGCTGCATCCACCTGCGAGGATTGACTCTGTTTGTCCTTTCATTACATTGAAAGGAGATGGCTTCCTCACCCATCTGGGCTGGGGGGTCATGTGCTCTGTGTGGATCAGCCTCGACCTCTCATGCGGGTGTGACTACCTACATGCCATTGTTACCACCTTCCAAATTGGTCCCCTGCCCGGGGATGTCAAGGTCCTCCACTCCACCTTCCGTCGGGTGGACATGTTGCCCATGAAACACATGGATGAATTTAAATTATGCTTTGTGCAGTAAGTTTCTCTCTTCACTAATCCACTAATCCATGTATTCATTTTGTTCTTGCTTACAAATTAATCTTTTGTCCACTAATGAATCACCTAGAGAGTATATGGACGACAAGGTGTTGCCTCAACTCCAGGAAGAAGTCCTTGATGATCCTTGCAGGTCTAGATATTTGGTTTCAAGTTTCTTGTGTGTCCCAACTTCTTGTGCCTTAAAAGCTTTTTAGTGCATGACATATTTTTTGCCTCTTGCATGCAGGCATTATCTCCCACCAAGTCCTCCTAAGTACGTGAAGCCACCTATCCATATTGACAAGGATCTCTTGTTTATTATCTGCCAAGGTTGTTCACAATCATTTATCTATAGATATGAAATCAAGATGGATGAGATTCCAATGTTAGAAAGAGCCCCTCCTCTCAAACCACATTACATTGTACATGGAGATGATGATGGTCCCAGGCACTTTTTTCTAAGTAGCTCAAAACTATGTGCCATCTCCTTCCTAAAAGATGGCATGGATGTGTTTAATCTGGACACCACTAGTCACACTATGGATATACTTGCACGCCGGCCTGTTTCCGTTGATCCTTTTGTTATGGTTATCCGAGTTGGTCGAGCAACTTTTGCTCTTACCGAGACTCTCCAAGTTTACCACAAGGCCTACCGTGTTTCTCCTCCTGGATCCACCTCATGGGTGCGCTATCACACAAACCAGTCTAATGTTCTTGACAGGAAGGTCATGCTCTCGGGATATGTAGCAGTGGGTGATGATTCCTTTATAGTCTCTGATAGTGTCACATGTTCTTGTCTTCTCTTTGAGGTGGGCGCCAAGCAGTGGCATGTTGTCATACCTTGGACTCAATGGGGAGAATACCTACCAAGGCCTATGCCTAGACACGGCCTTTTAAAGGGCGCATGTGTGTTTGTTGATGGTTTTATCTACACATGCTCAAATTGCGGGCTTGCTGCTTATGAACTACTCTTTGAAAATGATCATGTGTACCTCAAAGGCCCAATCTTTTTGCCATTCTCATGGTTGAGTAAACAATGGGAGAGTGAAAGAATGTCTTTGGATTATGCTGGCAAAGAGGTGGACTCTGGTGCCATCTTGCTTTGGGTGGTGCAAGGTGAATCTctctcgctccctctctctctctctctctctctctcaattatGCATGGTGATCAGTTTATGAAACTGTAATGTTCTTGTATATACAGGTGTGCAAGTTCAATATAGACCCCCCAAGAATCAGCTATGGATAACGGCAGTCCGGGTTGAGACTGAGGAAACGCCCTGTAAGAGTATGAGACCGGTGGAAATTAAACATGTCCTTTGTGCCACACCTCTGATTGATCAAGTCGAAGGAATTGATCAGGAGGAAGTAACCAGAACCACATGCTTTGGGGTTTCTTCCTGATTCGGCAGATTGATGGGGAGCAAGCATTTATTACTACCCTATTACCTTATGCTTTATTCTCTCATTTGACCAGTGACAAAGTGAACTTGCATGCAATTTATTAGTACCCTATATTACCCTATGATTTATTCTCTCATTTGACCAAGTGACAAAGTTAACTTGTATGCACCTTGTTTGTGAACTTGTATGGTGAACTATGCACCTTCTTTGTTTGTGAACTTTATGCACCTTGCTTGAAACTTTTGGTGGACATTGAGGTATGGGTTCGGCTCCTCTACAGTAATGTTATTACTCTATTGCTCTCAAAATCTACCGTTAGTTTCAATCCAAATACTCTCTTTCATCTGCCTTAATTATGTTATTAATAAAAAAACTGTAACGATGCAGGAAGAACGGCAGTCCTCCGGCTGCTCACGCCGGCCAGCTCAGCCGTCAGTCGTGCGTGTGAAACTGAAacgcaccgcgccgccgccgcggccggaggCCGGGAGCTCGCCCACCTTGTAAATGGCCTGCATGACTGGAGCATAAGTTCCTCAAGGAGACCATCATTTTTTGATAAATTGTGAGTTCTTGTAGCCGTACGATTGTTGTCTGGAGCAACCATGGAGAAGAAAGCTAGCTGGTTAACTAGTGGAGGATGAATACATGTCTAGATGCATGAATTACTTAGCATTAATCTAACAAATGCTGCATGTCTGGTCTCGGTGTCCTGTTTTGGTACTCGCGCGAGGCCTTGTTCGCAAGCTCTGGACATacgacggcgccggcgccggcaccgTGCGTGCTGATTTCACCTGCAGGCTATATGGACAATCGACCTGGTCGGCGCGTGGAGCTTATGACCGCCTCCGCGCGTCTCTAGTACGGGATGGTGTATTTACGATTTAACAAGAGAATTAAGTTGAAGTAAGGGGATTCATTGGACTAGCGTGGACGGTTGATATTAGAGGCTACAGTATCCATACAGTAACAACTGAGCTGCAGAGGAGCCGAACCCTTGAGGGTATATAGTTAATTTTCTTAAGAATTCTGGTTTCCCTAAAATGATAAAATGACCATTGAAATAATCACAAACCAAATAGAAAATAGATTTCCTACTTTCTAACGGAGGTTAAAGCTCTACTCTTCTTGGGTTTGCTTGCCATGATGGGGAAGGCGCAAGAGAGGGCTGCATGGACGGGAATGTGTATAAGCTAAAACTAAGAGTGTGAACAACTTGCTCGAGTGGTGATTCTTGCATGAGCTTGAGCTTTGGAGGGTAAAGCATAATATTCTGCTCccccgtctcataatataagaccgTTTTGACACTATCTTACATTTTTAAGAAGTTGGTTTCAATTCTCTAAACATGCAAAATGTCCACCTCACCATCCCCACTAAGCCATGCATTTAAGTCTGGGAAATTTGATTTTTTGCCCAACTTACTATAGAGTTTGCCAATTTGCCGCTACTTACTTTGTAATTGATATTTTGCcaccttttacttttcactttgacCTCTTGCCCACTGTCAGAAGGGTCCCATGTAAAATGACAAACTTACCCCTCGCGACCAGATTGACCAGAAACGAGAGGAGGAACTCATTCGTTCGCGACTCATCCCCTCCTCGTCTTTGCTTTTGTTAAGGATTATTTATAATCTAATAATCTCTGCTTAATTAACTACCGCCTTAATATAGCATCCGTCATGCGGTTGTCCCTTCGGGGAGACGTATCCCCTCTCCCTCTCTATCCCCTTGTAACAGTATAtataacatcatcatcatcaataaagaGAGACACTTGATTCATTTACATCTCTATCGATTCTCTCTCTTGATTTCTACTtaaacacgttatcagcacgctccCGCAGAGCGAATCCAGCGGCGCCCTGGCTGCGACGGTGTTGGCGCCAGCGGCGGAGCTACGTTGGTTACTGCAGGTGCCGTGGCCCCCTAGCTTTGGTTAAACTACATGGGATTTTTTAAGGAAAGATTAGATTAAGAAAAATAATGGCTTCTGCCCCCTACAAACATCCTCATTTCCTGTTTGGCCCCCCCAACACATCTTGTCTAGCTCCGCCAGTGGTTGGCGCATGTCCAGACCGCATCCTAACGGACGTACATGGAGAACCCTTCCTGGGCGGTGGCGTCCGAGGCCAAGACTCTCGCCCGGCCATCCGCAGCGACTTCCTTCGGTGCGCGCGCAAACTCTCCCGAGAGAGATGCCACGCGAGAAGAACGGGGCGAATAGCAGCGTCCGCGACGGAGATGGGAAGAAGAAGAGAATCAGAGACTTGAGTCAAGCACGACGCAAATTGGAGTACCAACTTCATCTAATTGCTACAGAGAAACAAGGTGCTACTTTTCCAATTTTCTTCATGCCTACACAAATTTGCTTTACCATGAACAGAATCTTGCCTTGCGTTGGACGAAGGACGAAGACATCCACGACAAGAGACATCGCCTGGCTTCAGTCGCGCTGGACCAAGACGCCGGCTCCAGCGACTTCGTCCCTGCCGCGCCACCGAATCACACCTCCGTGTTGAGTCTTGCCGCCACCAACGGCGCTCTCCGGCGGCACGTCGCGGACCTGTGGCGACTCCTCTTCTCAACCATCGACTAGACTATTCGGGTATTTCATGGTTTAAAAGAAACATCTACATGATGGTCTCAAGTGTGTCTTTATCCACATGAAAACCATTTGTTAATTATCCTGACcatcgatttcaagcaaatcgaatgAACAATGTTGCAGAATTCTCCTTCGTGCCTTTAATATGGCCTTAGGATAAACGTTTAGCACtttgtcctaatgtctagactcaGAATGGCTTGGTGGAATCCTTTATCCAGAGAATTAAGCTTGTTGCATTGTTTTtttactttggaattgcaacttacCGACTTTACATTGGAGTCATGTAGTTTTACACGGTCatgaccaacaacaacaacaacaaagcctttagtcccaaacaagttgaggtaggctagaggtgaaacccataagatctcgcaaccaactcatggctctggcacatggatagcaagcttccacgcacccctgtccatagctagctctttgtcgatactccaatccttcaggtctctcttaacggactcctcccatgtcaaattcggtcgaccccgccctctcttgacattctccgcacgctttagccgtccgctatgcactggagcttctggaggcctgcgctgaatatgcccaaaccatctcagacgatgttggacaagcttctcctcaattggtgctaccccaactctatctcgtatatcatcattccgtactcgatccttcctcgtgtggccacacatccatctcaacatacgcatctccgccacacctaactgttgaacatgtcgccttttagtcggccaacactccgcgccatacaacattgcaggtcgaaccgccgtcctgtagaacttgccttttagcttttgtggcactctcttgtcacagagaatgccagaagcttggcgccacttcatccatccggctttgattcgatggttcacatcttcatcaatacccccatcctcctgcaacattgaccccaaataccgaaaggtgtccttccgaggtaccacctggccatcaaggctaacctcctcctcctcacacctagtaggactgaaaccgcacatcatgtactcggttttagttctactaagcctaaaccctttcgattccaaggtttgtctccataactctaacttcctatttacccccgtccgactatcgtcaactagcaccacatcatccgcaaagagcatacaccatgggatatctccttgtatatcccttgtgacctcatccatcaccaatgcaaaaagataagggctcaaagctgacccctgatgcagtcctatcttaatcgggaagtcatcggtgtcgacatcacttgttcgaacacttgtcacaacattattgtacatgtccttgatgagggtaatgtactttgctggaactttgtgtttctccaaggcccaccacatgacattccgcggtatcttatcataggccttctccaagtcaatgaacaccatatgcaagtccttcttttgctccctatatctttccataagttgtcgtaccaagaaaatggcttccatggtcgacctcccaggcatgaaaccaaactgatttttggtcacgcttgtcattcttcttaagcggtgctcaatgactctctcccatagcttcattgtatggctcatcagcttaattccacggtaattagtacaactctgaacatcccccttgttcttgaagattggtactaatatactccgtctccattcttctggcatcttgtttgcccgaaaaatgaggttgaaaagcttggttagccatactatcgctatgtccccgagccctttccacacctcaatggggatacaatcagggcccatcgccttgcctcctttcatcctttttagagcctccttcacctcagactcctggatgcgccgcacaaaacgcatgctggtctcatcgaaggagtcgtccagttcaatggtagaactctcattctccccattgaacagcttgtcgaagtattcccgccatctatgcttaatctcctcgtccttcaccaagagttggcctgccccgtccttgatgcatttgacttggccaatatccctcgtcttcctctcccggatcttagccatcttatagatgtccctttcaccttccttcgtgcctaaccgttggtagaggtccccatatgcccgaccccttgcttcaccaacagctcgctttgcggccttcttcgccatcttgtacttctctatgttgtctgcactcctatccaagtataggcgtctgaagcaatctttcttctctttaatcgccttctggacatcatcattccaccaccaggtatccttatcttcgcttctccttcccctggacactccaaac is a window encoding:
- the LOC123045805 gene encoding uncharacterized protein isoform X2, producing the protein MAAAESKWEEWNMVAAEESKGEGSWSTSIHRVAPGKDFVNIPFYADEGPAWSLLVGVMRGDLRFHRLRVARSGRISGRSNEVVEIFHDLKKPPGCSLRADAALAPDGRSLCVVQQVENEQTYALQLQLEAEEKLRPLPPLAWRSLGRCMPISADGHIWAVSAIQLSVSSFHLVMQRLFTQEEEDAAGGRWELVGRPFKEDCKFDRSLPTWDGSFLQGYVVLPGHGLDGGTLILLSLQNGLFFTFDCLAAPEIQWTKVTHTSDEYYLPINGRGLYAQESNAIYMLWNNVVYEYKLTVVDEEEERGLTRLKLHPPARIDSVCPFITLKGDGFLTHLGWGVMCSVWISLDLSCGCDYLHAIVTTFQIGPLPGDVKVLHSTFRRVDMLPMKHMDEFKLCFVQEYMDDKVLPQLQEEVLDDPCRHYLPPSPPKYEIKMDEIPMLERAPPLKPHYIVHGDDDGPRHFFLSSSKLCAISFLKDGMDVFNLDTTSHTMDILARRPVSVDPFVMVIRVGRATFALTETLQVYHKAYRVSPPGSTSWVRYHTNQSNVLDRKVMLSGYVAVGDDSFIVSDSVTCSCLLFEVGAKQWHVVIPWTQWGEYLPRPMPRHGLLKGACVFVDGFIYTCSNCGLAAYELLFENDHVYLKGPIFLPFSWLSKQWESERMSLDYAGKEVDSGAILLWVVQGVQVQYRPPKNQLWITAVRVETEETPCKSMRPVEIKHVLCATPLIDQVEGIDQEEVTRTTCFGVSS
- the LOC123045805 gene encoding uncharacterized protein isoform X1; this translates as MAAAESKWEEWNMVAAEESKGEGSWSTSIHRVAPGKDFVNIPFYADEGPAWSLLVGVMRGDLRFHRLRVARSGRISGRSNEVVEIFHDLKKPPGCSLRADAALAPDGRSLCVVQQVENEQTYALQLQLEAEEKLRPLPPLAWRSLGRCMPISADGHIWAVSAIQLSVSSFHLVMQRLFTQEEEDAAGGRWELVGRPFKEDCKFDRSLPTWDGSFLQGYVVLPGHGLDGGTLILLSLQNGLFFTFDCLAAPEIQWTKVTHTSDEYYLPINGRGLYAQESNAIYMLWNNVVYEYKLTVVDEEEERGLTRLKLHPPARIDSVCPFITLKGDGFLTHLGWGVMCSVWISLDLSCGCDYLHAIVTTFQIGPLPGDVKVLHSTFRRVDMLPMKHMDEFKLCFVQEYMDDKVLPQLQEEVLDDPCRHYLPPSPPKYVKPPIHIDKDLLFIICQGCSQSFIYRYEIKMDEIPMLERAPPLKPHYIVHGDDDGPRHFFLSSSKLCAISFLKDGMDVFNLDTTSHTMDILARRPVSVDPFVMVIRVGRATFALTETLQVYHKAYRVSPPGSTSWVRYHTNQSNVLDRKVMLSGYVAVGDDSFIVSDSVTCSCLLFEVGAKQWHVVIPWTQWGEYLPRPMPRHGLLKGACVFVDGFIYTCSNCGLAAYELLFENDHVYLKGPIFLPFSWLSKQWESERMSLDYAGKEVDSGAILLWVVQGVQVQYRPPKNQLWITAVRVETEETPCKSMRPVEIKHVLCATPLIDQVEGIDQEEVTRTTCFGVSS